TACACCCCGCTTGGGCGTCACGAAGTTGCACGCAGTTTGCCAGAAGCCGCACGCGCGAATGCAGTGGTGAAGGGCGACAAGCGGCAATGCTTTTTCACTGGCAATCTCGCGCTCACCTGGTGGCCAGCGGAACACCTGCAGGCGGCGGCAGCATGAAGACTGCAGAGATCAAGGCGCTTTTTCCGGATGAGGCGTCGCTGTGCGACATTTTCATCCGCGACATGCGCGCGATGGGTGGCTGGACGATCTATCCCGAAACAGCTGACTTCGGCATTCTGCTGGTGCGCGATGCGACTGGCCATCAGCTCGGCGTCGAGGCGAAGTTGCAACTCAACGCGAAGGTTGCAAGCCAGATCTTGCCTACAGATCGAATGGGGTATCGCGACGGTCGCGCCGTGGAGCTCAGCACACCGTATTTTCTGGATGGTGTGAAGTACTTGGAAGCGGCGGAACGCGGGCTGGCCATGCCGTCGCTGTTCGATTCGCTGCCCGACGTGGGGATGGCGGCATGAATTATTTCGAGTTCTACCCGGGCGATTATCTGCGCGATACCACGTCGCTAAATCTCACAGAACACGGCGCATATTTGCGTCTTTTAATCGCCTACTACAGCAAAGAGAAACCGCTGCCCGCTGAGCATAAAGAGTTGTATCAGATTTCATGTGCAATTTCTGCGGCCGACAAGGCGGCGACACGCAAGGTCGCCGATGAGTTCTTCCCGGTCGCTGTTGACGGATTTCGCCATAAAAATCGCGTAGATGAGGAAATTGCGAAGGCACAGAAGCGCATCAAGACTGCCCAGGAAAACGGGGCAAAAGGTGGGAGAAAATCGAACCGATTGGGTAACCCGCCGGGTAAGCCAACAGGAAGCCCCGCGGGGGCTTCGGTAGGAAACCCAACAGGAACCCAGCGGGGAACCCGCTCTGGTGAAGCTCTCCATACACCACACGTCATACACCAAACACCAGAAGATCAAGAGCCTAAATCTCGCTCCGAACCTGACATGCTCGAAAGATTCAACGGTGAGAGGGAAAGAGATGGCACCCCCCCTCTCACCCCGGCCGATGTCTGCGTCGCGCTGCGGACGCTCGACGTTGCGAAGTTGGTCCCAGGTTACGCGCCGCTGTACGGGGCCATCCGCGAGGGTGCAAAGCTGGAGCGGTTCGTGAAGGCCGCGAAGGCGGTAAGGGCCGATCAGCGGAACCTCGCCTACATCGTCGGGAAGGTGCGCGGCGAACTCGCAGACGAACGCGCAGCGGCCGATGCCCAGCAGCATTTGGAGCAGAAGAACCGCGCCGTCGG
The sequence above is a segment of the Dyella sp. M7H15-1 genome. Coding sequences within it:
- a CDS encoding DUF1376 domain-containing protein, with amino-acid sequence MNYFEFYPGDYLRDTTSLNLTEHGAYLRLLIAYYSKEKPLPAEHKELYQISCAISAADKAATRKVADEFFPVAVDGFRHKNRVDEEIAKAQKRIKTAQENGAKGGRKSNRLGNPPGKPTGSPAGASVGNPTGTQRGTRSGEALHTPHVIHQTPEDQEPKSRSEPDMLERFNGERERDGTPPLTPADVCVALRTLDVAKLVPGYAPLYGAIREGAKLERFVKAAKAVRADQRNLAYIVGKVRGELADERAAADAQQHLEQKNRAVGEQWATQGHDESEEDEDRATF